One segment of Desulfovibrio inopinatus DSM 10711 DNA contains the following:
- a CDS encoding substrate-binding periplasmic protein — translation MKSISRSFSLLFVVLAMLCCTSNAFADRFIAVSDYWCPYACHPGNMSGYIVDILKFSFKGSPNKLDYEIVPWQEALRFTTTGKYQALIGCTKDEAPNFIYPTEPVGYSSNDVFVKSDSNKEFKDVHSFANGILGAAFGYDYGDDVNWYILQNPTKVVLASTDKPVMENLFMLVNGKVDYIIGDKNVVEWAARQLGFLGNIKNIGSVGEPIPIFVGFTPVDKASPELAKTLDTGLAALRQSGKLQKILDKYSVKDWK, via the coding sequence ATGAAATCAATATCCCGCAGTTTCTCTCTTCTTTTTGTCGTTTTGGCTATGTTGTGCTGCACGAGTAACGCTTTCGCCGACCGGTTTATTGCTGTTTCCGATTACTGGTGCCCTTATGCGTGTCATCCTGGGAATATGTCGGGATATATTGTTGATATATTGAAGTTTTCCTTTAAAGGATCCCCCAATAAACTCGATTATGAAATCGTGCCGTGGCAGGAGGCCTTACGGTTTACCACCACAGGCAAATATCAGGCTCTTATTGGGTGCACCAAGGACGAAGCGCCAAACTTTATTTATCCAACTGAACCAGTAGGATATTCCTCCAACGATGTCTTTGTCAAAAGTGATTCCAACAAAGAGTTTAAAGATGTCCATTCCTTTGCCAATGGTATCCTTGGAGCGGCGTTTGGGTATGACTATGGAGACGATGTAAACTGGTATATTTTGCAGAACCCCACAAAAGTGGTTTTGGCGAGTACAGATAAGCCCGTCATGGAAAATTTGTTTATGCTCGTCAACGGGAAAGTTGATTATATTATCGGCGATAAAAATGTCGTAGAATGGGCCGCCCGTCAGTTGGGTTTTCTGGGAAACATAAAGAATATCGGCAGTGTCGGAGAGCCTATCCCTATCTTCGTCGGCTTTACCCCCGTAGATAAGGCATCCCCGGAGCTGGCCAAAACGTTGGATACAGGACTTGCTGCATTACGTCAGAGCGGAAAGTTGCAAAAGATTCTTGACAAATACAGCGTAAAGGATTGGAAGTAG
- a CDS encoding CoB--CoM heterodisulfide reductase iron-sulfur subunit A family protein produces MAKVGVYVCHCGSNIAGVIDVEAVRALAETLPDVTSAQSDLFMCSNSGQEMIKQDIQDGKVDRVVVAACTPRTHEPIFRNTCEAAGLNKYFFEMANIRDQSSWVHQHDPFGATEKAKLVVASAVGKAARLKPLEDKFVDVTKAAMVIGGGVAGIFSALELANLGYKTYLVEKEPSIGGIMAMLDKTFPTNDCSACILTPLMVDVGNHPNIELMTYSEVIDVDGYIGNFKVKVKKKQSYVDWNRCTGCAACSEVCPGRTSDVFNQGMSQRSATYIHFPQAVPKKAVIDMDACISCSGRRVGTAPTIDHKTGFPILAPCENACPSGAINLSINYDPFGEVVEVAVGTIIAATGYKVMEKDAFKEMAPSSPNVITALQLERIISATGPTGGQLLRPSDNTRPKTINFLSCMGSRDVRHHTYCSRICCMYMVKQARLIKEKYPDINIFIHFIDVRTAGKGYDEYYTGARRMGIHILKGKVGGIQKVGDETLRVLAYDMESQENIEIESDLVVLATAIELPESTKTLAQTLGLQFDGSGFFRELHPKLGPVETSTQGIFLAGCCQGPKDIPDTVSQAKAAAAAAAIPLAQGHVRIAPTISEIHPEKCSGCGICVPLCPYFAITLKTWGDRPRAEIDITQCKGCGVCTATCPSGAIVLHGFEEEQIMAQIEALTR; encoded by the coding sequence ATGGCAAAAGTGGGTGTGTACGTCTGCCACTGCGGCTCGAACATCGCGGGAGTCATTGATGTCGAAGCCGTGCGGGCACTCGCCGAAACGCTCCCCGATGTGACCTCAGCCCAAAGTGACCTGTTTATGTGCTCGAATTCGGGCCAAGAGATGATTAAGCAGGACATTCAAGACGGCAAAGTCGATCGTGTGGTAGTGGCCGCTTGTACACCCCGAACGCACGAACCCATCTTTCGAAACACGTGCGAAGCCGCAGGGCTCAACAAATACTTCTTTGAAATGGCAAATATTCGCGACCAATCGAGCTGGGTCCACCAACACGATCCTTTCGGAGCTACGGAGAAAGCAAAGCTCGTTGTTGCTTCGGCTGTCGGGAAGGCCGCTCGTCTCAAGCCACTTGAGGATAAATTTGTCGATGTCACCAAAGCAGCCATGGTTATCGGAGGCGGTGTTGCAGGGATTTTTTCGGCCCTGGAACTGGCGAATTTAGGCTATAAAACATATCTCGTGGAGAAAGAGCCCTCCATCGGCGGTATCATGGCGATGCTCGACAAAACGTTCCCCACGAACGATTGTTCGGCTTGTATCCTAACCCCCCTTATGGTCGATGTTGGAAACCACCCGAATATCGAACTGATGACCTATTCCGAAGTGATTGATGTTGACGGTTACATCGGAAACTTCAAGGTTAAAGTGAAGAAAAAACAGTCATACGTCGACTGGAACAGATGTACAGGGTGTGCTGCTTGCAGCGAAGTCTGCCCCGGAAGAACTTCCGATGTATTCAATCAGGGAATGTCGCAACGTAGTGCAACCTATATCCACTTTCCTCAAGCTGTACCGAAGAAAGCCGTCATTGATATGGATGCCTGCATTAGCTGCTCCGGCCGCAGAGTCGGCACCGCCCCCACAATCGATCATAAAACCGGCTTCCCTATACTTGCACCATGTGAAAACGCTTGTCCGTCAGGTGCGATCAACCTAAGCATCAATTATGACCCATTCGGTGAGGTTGTCGAAGTCGCCGTCGGCACCATCATCGCCGCCACGGGATATAAAGTCATGGAAAAGGATGCGTTCAAGGAGATGGCGCCGTCTTCCCCTAATGTCATCACGGCCTTACAACTCGAACGTATCATCTCTGCCACCGGCCCCACTGGCGGCCAACTTCTCCGCCCTTCGGACAACACGCGACCCAAAACAATAAATTTTCTCTCCTGTATGGGGTCACGCGACGTGAGGCATCACACCTATTGCTCTCGTATATGTTGCATGTACATGGTCAAACAGGCCCGTCTCATCAAGGAAAAGTACCCTGATATCAATATATTCATACACTTCATCGACGTCCGTACCGCTGGCAAGGGCTACGATGAATACTACACCGGTGCCCGTCGTATGGGCATTCATATTCTCAAAGGCAAAGTGGGTGGTATTCAAAAAGTGGGTGACGAGACGCTCCGTGTCCTTGCCTATGATATGGAAAGCCAAGAAAATATTGAGATCGAATCCGATCTTGTTGTACTGGCAACGGCAATCGAACTTCCCGAATCCACCAAAACGCTTGCCCAAACATTGGGTCTCCAATTCGATGGATCAGGTTTTTTCCGCGAACTTCACCCCAAGCTTGGTCCCGTAGAAACATCGACCCAAGGCATTTTTCTCGCAGGCTGCTGCCAAGGCCCCAAAGATATCCCCGATACCGTTTCCCAAGCCAAAGCCGCAGCGGCGGCAGCAGCAATTCCACTTGCCCAAGGTCACGTGCGTATTGCTCCTACCATCTCCGAAATTCATCCCGAAAAATGTTCGGGGTGTGGAATTTGTGTTCCGCTGTGTCCGTATTTCGCTATCACCCTGAAGACCTGGGGGGACCGGCCGCGAGCCGAAATCGACATCACTCAGTGTAAAGGATGTGGCGTCTGTACGGCGACGTGTCCGAGCGGCGCTATCGTGCTGCACGGATTCGAAGAAGAACAGATCATGGCACAAATCGAAGCGTTGACGCGTTAG
- a CDS encoding 4Fe-4S dicluster domain-containing protein yields MSIQLSKEKIDEAILTIIANGGEGILQCVQCGACSAVCPGVRAGFPVLCRLLIKKLQEGQLEEIIEETSTWGCQACNRCTEVCPQGVRPLEVVFAFRRYQAKELAISTSSTLVQMTLYERGHAVFTDAQALRESVGLPGKAPTSAYDEKAQKEIQTLMDNSPMSELGLF; encoded by the coding sequence ATGAGTATACAGCTTTCCAAAGAAAAAATTGATGAAGCCATTTTGACCATTATTGCGAATGGTGGTGAAGGTATCCTGCAATGCGTTCAGTGTGGAGCGTGTTCGGCAGTCTGTCCTGGTGTTCGTGCCGGTTTTCCGGTCTTATGCCGACTGCTTATCAAAAAACTTCAGGAAGGCCAGCTCGAAGAGATCATAGAAGAAACGTCAACCTGGGGTTGTCAGGCATGCAACCGCTGTACGGAAGTATGTCCACAAGGCGTTCGGCCGCTAGAAGTCGTTTTTGCGTTTCGTCGTTACCAAGCAAAAGAATTGGCTATTTCCACATCGAGCACGTTGGTTCAGATGACACTGTATGAACGTGGTCACGCTGTTTTTACCGACGCCCAAGCGCTTCGCGAAAGCGTTGGCCTGCCAGGCAAGGCACCAACATCGGCGTATGATGAAAAGGCCCAAAAGGAAATTCAGACGCTTATGGACAATAGCCCCATGTCCGAACTGGGACTTTTCTAA
- a CDS encoding CoB--CoM heterodisulfide reductase iron-sulfur subunit B family protein — translation MQQFGLYLGCNIPFKAPDIEQSFRKVFPKLGIEPVDLEGAGCCPAWGTAPSFDLTTWCSLSGRNITIAEEKGLDVMIGCNSCFGILSEAKHFIDTDPKRKKAVNEKLAMINREYKGTSNIYHVSHVLHEIVGIEKIKSKLKYDLSGLTVAVQPGCHTLWPSDICHIKESNPFEPTLLRDLVETTGASAPEYSRLASCCGMGGMRSTNVEKSLGLLKTKLLSIKEELNPDLIVTTCSSCFLQFDMSQPLLKERDLIDFEIPVLYATQLLALAMGFNPKEVAAISKVNRDVVIDDIQSEKRLI, via the coding sequence ATGCAACAATTTGGCCTTTATCTGGGGTGCAACATCCCCTTCAAAGCGCCCGATATTGAACAATCCTTTCGCAAAGTATTTCCCAAGCTCGGTATCGAACCTGTTGATCTGGAAGGTGCGGGCTGTTGCCCTGCCTGGGGAACGGCTCCGTCTTTCGATCTGACCACATGGTGCTCACTATCGGGGCGAAATATCACGATTGCCGAAGAAAAAGGACTGGACGTGATGATAGGGTGCAACTCCTGTTTCGGTATCTTATCCGAAGCGAAGCACTTCATCGACACCGACCCAAAACGCAAAAAAGCGGTCAATGAAAAATTGGCGATGATCAATCGTGAATACAAGGGAACAAGCAATATCTATCATGTGTCGCATGTGCTTCATGAAATAGTCGGAATAGAAAAAATCAAAAGTAAACTGAAATATGATTTATCCGGACTGACTGTGGCCGTCCAACCCGGCTGTCATACCTTATGGCCGTCCGATATATGTCATATCAAGGAATCCAACCCCTTTGAGCCGACGTTGTTGCGCGATCTCGTTGAAACGACAGGCGCTTCCGCTCCAGAATATAGCCGCCTGGCCAGCTGTTGCGGCATGGGCGGCATGCGCTCAACGAATGTGGAGAAGTCTCTTGGATTGCTCAAAACAAAACTTCTATCCATCAAGGAAGAACTCAATCCTGATCTTATTGTCACGACATGTTCTTCCTGTTTTCTCCAATTCGATATGTCACAACCCTTGCTGAAAGAACGTGATCTCATCGATTTCGAAATTCCAGTGCTCTACGCCACGCAGCTTCTCGCATTGGCCATGGGATTCAACCCCAAAGAAGTTGCGGCTATAAGCAAAGTGAACCGTGATGTTGTTATCGACGACATCCAAAGCGAAAAGCGCTTGATATAG
- a CDS encoding hydrogenase iron-sulfur subunit — MSFNPNIVGFACQWCTYAGADLAGNLRCKYPPTIKLIKVPCSGTVEAEFILEALRRGADGVLVGGCHFGDCHYKEGNYKAARRMKLLKKLIADEGFDSRRFRLEWISGAEGMKFAEVVTEFTNELIELGPSPLKKAVKP, encoded by the coding sequence ATGTCCTTTAACCCCAATATTGTCGGATTCGCCTGCCAATGGTGCACCTACGCGGGAGCGGATCTGGCCGGTAACCTCCGGTGCAAATACCCACCGACCATTAAACTCATCAAAGTCCCATGTTCGGGCACGGTAGAAGCCGAGTTCATCCTGGAAGCACTCCGCCGTGGTGCAGATGGTGTTCTTGTAGGTGGTTGTCATTTCGGAGACTGCCATTACAAAGAAGGAAACTACAAAGCGGCCCGGCGCATGAAGCTCCTCAAAAAACTCATTGCGGACGAAGGATTCGATAGTCGCCGTTTCCGGCTCGAATGGATTTCAGGCGCCGAGGGCATGAAATTCGCTGAAGTTGTCACCGAGTTCACGAATGAGCTTATCGAGCTTGGCCCCAGCCCCCTGAAAAAGGCGGTAAAACCGTGA
- a CDS encoding F420-nonreducing hydrogenase — MMSFISKMFNETDGENTNSNISNPSPVDETERHTHTAPQHLEDVATSIEDKDIAQVKAEKKQTEKSEKLKFAFMLAGGCAGCEMALIDISEKLVDTLDHLEIVFWAPTAADVKYKDLEAYPDNFIDLAFVDGMVRNTENEHMVTVLRQKSKVLVAFGACATVGGVAAMGDLHTKDELFDYAYKQSWSTDNPDGVLPTSEYILDGKYNLTIPAFTDRCMTIAELVDVDFFIGGCPPHHDFIAATVNLVLSGEMPAKGTWLTSGKAVCDVCTRNPAITGEMRRPVGQVFRTVEGQPDPVKCLLQQGYICFGPMTQGDCGAACLKANMPCRGCGGPIPGIKDFGARCLTTIGSTLKDERTCDQLMEKYPQLAKFVYRYSYTSGMIDKRKSAESVPSRRNLP; from the coding sequence ATGATGTCTTTCATTTCCAAGATGTTCAATGAGACCGATGGGGAGAACACAAACTCAAATATTTCGAATCCCTCCCCAGTGGATGAGACTGAGCGTCACACACATACCGCTCCCCAACACCTTGAAGACGTCGCCACTTCAATCGAGGACAAAGACATTGCTCAGGTGAAGGCCGAAAAAAAACAAACGGAAAAGTCGGAAAAACTCAAGTTTGCGTTCATGCTGGCTGGAGGTTGCGCTGGCTGCGAGATGGCATTGATTGATATCTCGGAAAAACTTGTCGATACGCTCGACCATCTTGAAATCGTCTTTTGGGCGCCCACAGCGGCCGATGTAAAATATAAAGATCTTGAAGCATACCCTGATAATTTCATCGACTTGGCATTTGTCGACGGTATGGTGCGCAACACGGAAAACGAACATATGGTCACCGTGTTACGCCAGAAATCCAAAGTTCTTGTGGCGTTTGGAGCCTGCGCCACTGTTGGTGGCGTCGCCGCTATGGGCGATCTCCATACCAAGGACGAGCTCTTCGACTACGCCTACAAACAATCATGGAGTACAGACAACCCGGACGGTGTGTTGCCGACTTCTGAATATATCTTGGATGGAAAGTACAATTTGACCATCCCTGCTTTTACGGATCGCTGCATGACCATCGCCGAATTGGTCGATGTTGACTTTTTTATTGGCGGTTGTCCTCCACATCACGACTTCATTGCCGCGACCGTCAATCTTGTCCTTTCCGGTGAAATGCCCGCCAAAGGAACCTGGCTCACCAGCGGAAAAGCCGTCTGTGATGTCTGCACACGGAACCCGGCAATAACCGGTGAAATGCGTCGCCCTGTCGGACAGGTTTTTCGTACCGTAGAGGGCCAACCCGACCCGGTAAAGTGCTTGCTCCAACAAGGATACATCTGTTTCGGCCCCATGACACAAGGTGATTGTGGCGCGGCCTGCCTCAAAGCCAATATGCCATGCCGTGGTTGCGGGGGGCCCATTCCGGGGATCAAGGATTTCGGCGCTCGATGCCTGACAACAATTGGCTCGACGTTGAAAGACGAACGGACATGCGATCAGCTTATGGAGAAATATCCACAGCTTGCGAAGTTCGTATATCGTTACTCCTACACCTCAGGCATGATCGATAAAAGGAAATCTGCCGAGTCCGTCCCTTCAAGAAGGAATTTACCGTGA
- a CDS encoding Ni/Fe hydrogenase subunit alpha, with the protein MKKIEINPITRLEGHGKIAIFLDDQGNVDDAFFQTVEFRGYEKFLQGMPMEEVPRTVSTVCGVCRAVHFMASTKASDGVFGVEPPPTGKKLRELFFNAHYVEDHCVILYALGFPDFVVGPQADPAKRNIVGLIEAVGKETAKRVLSKRGKAVKIFELLGGRPNHPVAGLPGGWSRSISEDERKQIVKWGEELVELGQITLQIFDDIVLKNDTYMELVTGDMYKVEVGYMGSVSPDNTITYYDGVQKVIDAKGNVVGTFTGKEYLDFISERVQPWSYLKFPYQKKLGDWNGIQEGPDTNLYSVGPLARFNIIDGMDTPLAQEHFEQFHATFGGKPVHHILGYHWARAIEMLNAAEKIVEIASDPSITSRETWTRPTQVTGEGVGIIEAPRGTLIHHYQTDDKGIVTGANLIVATTHNNGPINLAVKKAAKHFIKGGEVSEGMLNYVEMAFRPYDLCLACATHTVSGTQTAMEINIFQSDGTLYKTLKNI; encoded by the coding sequence GTGAAAAAGATAGAGATCAACCCTATTACCCGACTGGAAGGACACGGCAAAATAGCCATCTTTCTCGATGACCAAGGAAACGTCGACGACGCTTTCTTCCAGACCGTTGAATTTCGGGGATATGAAAAATTTCTTCAAGGCATGCCAATGGAAGAAGTACCGCGTACGGTTTCTACGGTATGCGGTGTTTGTCGCGCTGTACATTTCATGGCATCGACAAAAGCCTCGGATGGTGTTTTTGGTGTGGAGCCCCCACCAACCGGGAAAAAATTACGCGAACTCTTTTTTAATGCACATTACGTGGAAGACCATTGTGTCATTCTTTATGCTTTGGGTTTTCCTGATTTCGTTGTCGGACCTCAGGCCGATCCGGCTAAACGCAATATTGTAGGCCTCATCGAAGCCGTCGGTAAAGAAACAGCGAAGCGTGTTCTTTCAAAGCGCGGCAAAGCAGTTAAAATATTCGAATTGCTTGGAGGACGTCCCAACCATCCCGTTGCCGGTCTGCCCGGTGGATGGTCGCGCTCCATTAGCGAAGACGAACGCAAACAGATCGTGAAATGGGGGGAAGAACTCGTCGAACTGGGACAAATCACGCTTCAAATTTTCGATGATATCGTGCTGAAAAATGACACATACATGGAACTTGTCACCGGAGACATGTACAAAGTTGAAGTCGGCTATATGGGAAGCGTCTCTCCCGACAATACGATCACGTACTATGACGGCGTGCAAAAAGTTATTGATGCCAAAGGCAATGTGGTTGGCACATTCACAGGCAAGGAATACCTCGATTTTATTTCCGAACGTGTCCAGCCGTGGTCGTACCTCAAGTTCCCCTACCAGAAAAAACTCGGCGATTGGAACGGTATTCAGGAAGGTCCCGACACGAACCTCTATTCGGTTGGTCCATTGGCCCGCTTCAATATCATTGACGGGATGGATACCCCTTTGGCGCAGGAACATTTTGAGCAGTTCCACGCCACATTCGGCGGTAAACCCGTTCATCACATTCTGGGCTATCACTGGGCCCGTGCCATTGAAATGCTCAACGCTGCCGAAAAAATCGTCGAGATTGCCTCCGATCCGAGTATTACATCCCGCGAAACCTGGACCAGGCCTACACAGGTGACTGGCGAAGGCGTCGGCATTATTGAAGCACCACGGGGCACGCTTATTCATCATTATCAGACCGACGATAAAGGCATTGTGACCGGAGCCAACCTCATCGTTGCCACGACACACAACAACGGCCCCATCAATCTGGCAGTGAAGAAAGCAGCCAAACACTTCATCAAAGGCGGAGAGGTCTCCGAAGGTATGTTGAACTATGTTGAAATGGCGTTCCGTCCTTACGATTTGTGTCTTGCCTGCGCTACGCATACGGTCAGCGGCACCCAAACCGCCATGGAGATCAATATTTTCCAGAGCGACGGTACACTCTACAAAACATTGAAAAACATCTAA
- a CDS encoding hydrogenase maturation protease produces the protein MKTPLVLGIGNPLLQDDRAGIEVIEKLQELGAPCDTLEVYTVGFEIIDRCMGRDQVIVVDACMLGNQPGSILNVGIDDIFNSTSLANSHAITLGATLKVGYELFPEKMPADLRIILIEAKDVKEFSRQCSPEVCAAIDTVVKQIQEMVFEKS, from the coding sequence ATGAAAACACCGCTTGTTCTGGGTATCGGCAATCCGTTGCTGCAAGACGATCGTGCCGGAATTGAAGTCATTGAAAAACTTCAGGAGCTAGGCGCGCCATGCGACACGTTAGAAGTCTATACAGTCGGTTTTGAAATCATCGATCGATGTATGGGACGAGACCAGGTTATTGTTGTCGACGCCTGTATGTTGGGGAATCAACCGGGATCCATTCTTAACGTCGGCATTGATGACATTTTCAACTCCACCTCTCTTGCGAACTCCCATGCCATTACATTGGGGGCAACGTTGAAAGTCGGTTACGAGCTCTTCCCTGAAAAAATGCCAGCGGACTTGCGCATTATTTTGATCGAAGCCAAGGATGTGAAAGAATTTTCCAGACAATGCTCACCAGAGGTGTGTGCCGCTATTGACACCGTCGTGAAGCAAATTCAAGAAATGGTGTTTGAAAAAAGCTAA
- a CDS encoding HEAT repeat domain-containing protein has translation MICLLRHGEIEKPAQGIYIGQTDFPLSERGREQAQHWAQFFTAAFRPQHIIASDLHRTMETAQIIASQLSVQIDSEPRFREISLGDWEGVSMRHIKKTQFEAWSARGDRPDTFRPPGGESFNDVANRVFPLFNALSVQSALQNETVVIVTHAGVIRTIFHTLLGLPISSFFIQRIPLATLYVLDTDETGLIHRYSVLPCPDSEFPSREENHISLEKDVEYTPLTGHNGLTGGNRSLPVRLVSRLDAETAEDIEHSLMRLGHPDMTERYLAGSVLCRIGDTALPAILDVLQCRPWGTRQEAALDVLKRMGNEKAALAVRKLLKSENERIRLSGIKALRRLSNSSEAFLNALQDPYWEVRQQAIFALSDLGQHEFLKPLAAMLKDEHYMIRANAANALGRLRHPDAIDYLVDALKDEESRVRSMALWSIKHTQQYTAIDDVLHLLESETDPETLRRCIRTLGEFRSIKAIPGLLTLLQDGGPTVQSEVLTALGQVGGQDALETLARFMESSNSDLASKAAWSLAAIGEPARAVLEGLLSHPNDNTRSLAVFALGRIGLAQTAESIYQALKDESAIVRNQAKKSLDRIKGRSSATSKKTSRGRR, from the coding sequence ATGATCTGCTTGTTGCGGCACGGTGAAATCGAAAAACCGGCGCAAGGAATATACATTGGGCAAACCGACTTTCCCTTGTCAGAGAGAGGGCGTGAGCAGGCGCAACATTGGGCTCAATTTTTCACAGCGGCCTTTCGTCCTCAGCACATTATTGCGAGCGATCTTCATCGCACTATGGAGACGGCTCAAATCATCGCATCCCAACTGTCAGTTCAAATAGACAGTGAACCTCGTTTCCGAGAAATCTCCTTGGGAGATTGGGAAGGGGTTTCCATGCGTCATATTAAAAAAACACAATTCGAAGCGTGGTCTGCTCGTGGGGATCGGCCGGATACATTTCGCCCCCCAGGAGGAGAAAGCTTCAATGATGTCGCCAATCGAGTTTTTCCGTTATTCAATGCGCTGTCTGTCCAGTCTGCATTACAGAATGAAACGGTTGTCATCGTCACTCATGCCGGTGTCATCAGAACGATTTTTCATACCTTACTTGGCTTGCCTATTTCCTCTTTTTTTATACAGCGTATTCCTCTTGCGACGCTGTATGTTCTTGATACTGACGAAACGGGTTTGATTCATCGGTATTCAGTCTTGCCGTGTCCCGACTCGGAATTTCCTTCCCGTGAAGAAAATCACATCTCTTTGGAAAAGGATGTAGAGTATACTCCACTTACCGGACATAACGGATTGACAGGGGGGAACCGATCATTACCTGTTCGCCTTGTTTCGCGACTTGATGCAGAAACAGCCGAAGATATAGAACATAGTCTTATGCGTCTGGGGCATCCTGACATGACAGAACGCTATCTTGCAGGCTCTGTCTTATGTCGAATCGGAGACACTGCGTTGCCCGCTATACTTGATGTTCTTCAGTGCAGGCCGTGGGGAACGAGACAAGAGGCTGCACTTGATGTCCTCAAGAGGATGGGCAATGAGAAAGCAGCGTTGGCAGTCAGAAAGTTATTGAAATCGGAAAACGAACGCATTCGTTTAAGTGGGATTAAAGCTCTTCGTCGGCTGAGCAATTCCTCGGAAGCGTTTCTCAACGCACTGCAAGACCCCTATTGGGAGGTTCGCCAGCAAGCCATTTTTGCATTGAGTGATTTGGGGCAACATGAGTTTTTGAAACCTTTGGCAGCAATGCTCAAAGATGAACATTATATGATCCGTGCCAATGCTGCCAATGCACTGGGGCGTTTACGTCATCCCGATGCGATTGATTATCTTGTCGATGCGCTCAAAGACGAAGAAAGCCGCGTACGGTCTATGGCTTTGTGGTCGATCAAGCATACGCAACAATATACCGCTATTGATGATGTATTGCATTTGTTGGAATCCGAGACAGATCCGGAGACATTGCGGCGATGTATCCGTACGCTAGGCGAGTTTCGTTCAATCAAAGCCATTCCTGGTTTATTGACTCTTCTACAGGATGGGGGGCCGACGGTTCAAAGTGAGGTGTTGACCGCATTGGGCCAGGTCGGGGGACAAGACGCTCTCGAAACCTTGGCGCGTTTTATGGAATCGTCAAACTCAGATTTGGCAAGTAAAGCTGCATGGAGTCTTGCAGCGATTGGGGAACCTGCTCGAGCAGTACTGGAAGGACTATTATCGCATCCCAACGACAACACCAGGAGTTTAGCCGTTTTTGCGCTGGGTCGGATTGGTCTCGCACAAACTGCTGAAAGCATTTATCAGGCATTGAAAGATGAAAGTGCTATTGTTCGCAATCAAGCCAAAAAATCTTTGGATAGAATAAAAGGCAGGTCGTCTGCGACAAGTAAAAAAACGAGTAGGGGGAGACGATAG
- a CDS encoding DVU_1551 family NTP transferase: MYSLAAVVLAAGFSSRMGAFKPLLPLGDKPLVDWSIDLFRDVGIRRIVVVTGHNREKLEQYLANRDVEIVYNPDYATGMFSSITMALDALGNTTSGFFLLPVDIPLVRSATVKALLRRWRIVHKTSRYFITPNFLGKTGHPPLFDIEHRRDILNWTGEQGLAGYVRQFTASNPKCVHNIRLADRFILYDADTPERLAELEAQVESRPYPTMEEAIGLLVALGAGDDMFLHATQVAEVSIAFAQVLKDRGIDFDIELTSAIALLHDIGKGWPNHAVVGARMAADAGFSGIQDAIALHMDFPARAEEPMTCAELVCLADKYVQGTSAVAMEERFEKKRKLFADNPEALKGVERRYTATRVSHEKLTRLAGRTPEDILAAPSSSPELEKLYDLLVAAR, encoded by the coding sequence ATGTACTCGCTGGCCGCCGTCGTTCTTGCTGCCGGTTTTTCGTCTCGCATGGGAGCGTTTAAACCGCTTCTTCCTCTCGGGGACAAACCGCTGGTCGATTGGTCTATTGATTTATTTCGCGATGTCGGTATCCGTCGTATTGTTGTCGTGACAGGGCATAACCGGGAGAAGCTCGAGCAGTATTTGGCAAATCGAGACGTGGAAATCGTCTATAACCCCGATTATGCCACCGGTATGTTCTCTTCAATTACAATGGCATTGGATGCCTTAGGGAATACAACATCCGGTTTTTTCCTCTTACCAGTTGATATTCCATTAGTGAGGTCGGCCACGGTCAAAGCGTTACTTCGACGATGGCGCATTGTTCATAAAACTTCACGATATTTCATCACTCCCAATTTTTTAGGAAAGACAGGCCATCCTCCGCTTTTCGATATCGAGCATCGTCGCGATATACTCAATTGGACTGGTGAGCAGGGATTGGCTGGATATGTCCGTCAGTTTACGGCCTCGAATCCGAAATGTGTTCATAATATCCGACTTGCCGACCGTTTTATTCTGTACGACGCCGATACGCCAGAGCGATTGGCGGAACTTGAAGCACAGGTGGAGTCTCGACCGTATCCTACTATGGAAGAAGCCATTGGGCTTCTTGTTGCCTTGGGTGCAGGAGATGACATGTTTCTCCACGCGACCCAGGTTGCTGAGGTAAGCATTGCATTCGCTCAGGTACTGAAGGATCGAGGAATCGATTTCGATATTGAACTGACATCTGCGATCGCATTGCTTCACGACATTGGAAAAGGGTGGCCGAATCATGCTGTTGTCGGCGCTCGGATGGCTGCCGACGCTGGTTTTTCCGGAATACAAGATGCCATCGCCCTCCATATGGATTTTCCGGCACGGGCCGAGGAGCCTATGACCTGCGCCGAACTGGTCTGCCTTGCTGATAAGTATGTTCAGGGAACATCAGCCGTTGCCATGGAAGAACGATTTGAGAAGAAACGTAAGTTGTTTGCCGACAATCCCGAGGCGTTGAAAGGGGTTGAGCGGCGTTACACCGCAACGCGCGTTTCCCACGAAAAGCTGACTCGGTTGGCAGGCCGTACACCCGAAGACATACTTGCCGCTCCTTCATCTTCGCCCGAACTGGAGAAACTCTATGATCTGCTTGTTGCGGCACGGTGA